The genomic window TGAAAAGTTTGTTAACTCTGCTGTTATTTCAGGTGACTCCTTGTTTGGCCTCGCACATGTCTGTTACATCTGGATGTTTGGTTTAAAGCCTTTAAACTTGCTGGCAGCCTTTTTCCTGGTGATTATAGGCACCGTATATTTGCTGTTCCTTAGCAGGTGTCTCTGGGAAAAGCCCCAGCCCCTTCAGCGGGCCGCCTACATCTACATTGGTCTGATAGGCACCATGGCCTGGCGTGCCAGTGCCAAGACACTCTTCAATCAGCACTGGTCCTGGGTCAAGCTGTTTGCCACTATCGGAGGAATGCTCCTTCTCGTTTCTGATTTCACCTATGCTGTTAGTGCATTCTGTTTTCCTGTGTATAACTCGGGATTGATAGTAGCCACCTATTATGTGGCCCAGATGCTCATCACAGTCTCAGCTGTAAACTCTGGGAATACAGTTGCTACAAACAGAAAATAAAGCCTCTTACCATCGTGTCCCACAGTAAAGCAGCTGAGGATGTCGCCCTGAAGCCGACGCCATATTGAGGTAACGGCAGAATGGAAACAAATCTTGTTATTCATCGATGCAAAGACACAATCATTCTTCTCCTTGTGTCTTCTCTTGCCTCGAATCAAGTCTGTAAAACAAATAAATGTTTTCCTAAAAAGAAGTTGTTTATCCTTATTTGTGCCATGTTTATATCTCATTGCCTTTTAATGGAGTTCCTATGTACACAGGAGGAGGCTTTTAGAATATTAAGAGTATTAATAGCTCAGAATCGGGCTGTTTGACCCAAATAATTTGTGTGAGTATTCTCCGTACTTTAGCTCTCCCTGTTAACTAGTCCTTCTATTTGTTACTCTCCTATATGCATGATCTTTTGTTTTGGACTCACCATGACAACCATatgaccatgagatataggagcaggattaggccatttgtcccaccgagtctgctctgccatttcatcatggctgatccatttccctctcagccccaatcttctgccttctccctgtaccccttcatgccctgaccgattaagaatcgatcaacctctgccttaagtatatccaatgacttggtctccgcagccgtctgtgggaatgaattccacagattcactgctctctggctcaagaaattcctcctcacctccgttctaaatggacccCCCTCTTTCctgaggctttgtcctctggtcttagactcccgcaccataggaaacatcctctctgcatctgcAGTAGGATCTTGTTTCAATAGGTAATGcaagaatcagattcagaattacTGACGtagatcatgaaatttg from Hypanus sabinus isolate sHypSab1 chromosome 1, sHypSab1.hap1, whole genome shotgun sequence includes these protein-coding regions:
- the LOC132392590 gene encoding lysoplasmalogenase-like protein TMEM86A isoform X2 — translated: MYILTLGEHVSTHSKAPKLLAGLLLSAAGDVFRTLSAHQYHVHGDSLFGLAHVCYIWMFGLKPLNLLAAFFLVIIGTVYLLFLSRCLWEKPQPLQRAAYIYIGLIGTMAWRASAKTLFNQHWSWVKLFATIGGMLLLVSDFTYAVSAFCFPVYNSGLIVATYYVAQMLITVSAVNSGNTVATNRK
- the LOC132392590 gene encoding lysoplasmalogenase-like protein TMEM86A isoform X1, which encodes MVLKELFKLVPFLLSVCTYFVLVPQSSCPIWLKAFLKCLPILFLCMYILTLGEHVSTHSKAPKLLAGLLLSAAGDVFRTLSAHQYHVHGDSLFGLAHVCYIWMFGLKPLNLLAAFFLVIIGTVYLLFLSRCLWEKPQPLQRAAYIYIGLIGTMAWRASAKTLFNQHWSWVKLFATIGGMLLLVSDFTYAVSAFCFPVYNSGLIVATYYVAQMLITVSAVNSGNTVATNRK